A genomic stretch from Rhodomicrobium vannielii ATCC 17100 includes:
- a CDS encoding inositol monophosphatase family protein has protein sequence MPASALMTIMINAARKAGRSLARDFGEVEHLQVSVKGPANFVSAADHRAETILYEELSKARHGYCFLMEERGLVEGPDKSHVWIIDPLDGTTNFLHGIPLFSISIALEREGELVAGLIYNPATGDLYTAEKGKGAFFNDSRRLRVAARDNLDAAVIATGIAHRGKPGQEQNLHEIYNVMVDAAGIRRTGAASVDLAWVAQGRFDGYWERNIQSWDMAAGIVIVREAGGYVSDAEGRSNMLKSGTIVCGNESIHAAILKRIAIKA, from the coding sequence ATGCCCGCATCAGCGCTGATGACGATCATGATCAACGCAGCCCGGAAAGCGGGACGCAGCCTCGCGCGCGACTTCGGCGAGGTCGAACACCTTCAGGTCAGCGTGAAAGGCCCGGCGAATTTCGTCTCCGCCGCCGATCACCGCGCCGAAACGATCCTCTATGAGGAACTGTCGAAGGCGCGCCACGGCTATTGCTTCCTGATGGAAGAGCGCGGCCTCGTCGAAGGACCGGACAAGTCGCACGTCTGGATCATCGATCCGCTCGACGGCACGACGAACTTCCTGCATGGCATCCCGCTGTTCTCCATCTCCATCGCGCTCGAACGCGAGGGCGAACTCGTGGCGGGCCTCATTTACAATCCGGCGACGGGCGATCTTTACACCGCCGAGAAGGGCAAGGGCGCGTTTTTCAACGACTCGCGCCGCCTGCGGGTGGCCGCGCGCGATAACCTCGACGCGGCTGTAATCGCCACTGGCATCGCGCATCGCGGCAAGCCGGGGCAGGAGCAGAACCTGCACGAGATTTACAACGTCATGGTGGATGCAGCCGGTATCCGTCGCACGGGCGCGGCGTCGGTCGATCTGGCGTGGGTGGCGCAGGGGCGCTTCGATGGCTATTGGGAGCGCAACATCCAGTCGTGGGACATGGCTGCGGGCATCGTCATCGTTCGCGAGGCGGGCGGCTACGTGTCCGACGCAGAAGGCCGCTCCAACATGCTGAAGTCCGGCACCATAGTCTGCGGAAATGAGTCGATTCATGCGGCGATTTTGAAACGCATCGCCATTAAAGCTTAG
- the efp gene encoding elongation factor P encodes MKINGNEIRPGNVIEHNNSLWVAVKTQAVKPGKGPAYNQVELKNLINGSKLNERFRSSETVEKVRLEQKDFQFLYNQEDMLVFMDTESYEQIELAKDFVGERSAFLQDGMKVIVEMHEGRAIGIELPDQVTLTIVEADPVVKGQTAASSYKPALLENGVRVMVPPFISSGEKIVVDTNEIAYIRRAE; translated from the coding sequence ATGAAAATCAACGGCAACGAAATCCGTCCCGGCAACGTCATCGAGCACAACAACAGCCTTTGGGTTGCGGTTAAGACGCAGGCCGTGAAGCCCGGCAAGGGTCCGGCTTACAATCAGGTCGAGTTGAAAAACCTCATCAACGGCTCGAAGCTCAATGAGCGCTTCCGGTCGTCCGAGACGGTGGAAAAGGTTCGCCTCGAACAGAAAGACTTCCAGTTCCTGTATAATCAGGAAGACATGCTGGTTTTCATGGATACCGAATCCTACGAGCAGATCGAGCTTGCGAAGGATTTCGTCGGCGAGCGCTCGGCTTTCCTTCAGGACGGCATGAAGGTCATCGTGGAGATGCATGAGGGCCGCGCTATCGGCATCGAACTTCCCGATCAGGTGACGCTGACCATCGTGGAAGCCGATCCGGTCGTGAAGGGCCAGACGGCGGCCTCGTCCTACAAGCCCGCATTGCTCGAAAACGGCGTGCGTGTCATGGTCCCGCCCTTTATCTCCTCGGGCGAGAAGATCGTCGTCGATACGAACGAGATCGCCTATATCCGCCGCGCGGAGTAG
- the zapE gene encoding cell division protein ZapE — translation MTAGLLERYRRLLADGKISPDPAQALAVEKLQILTNRLALYVAPTKTDFFSFFTRKRGEVPKGLYVYGAVGRGKTMLMDLFYQEAQVEKKRRAHFHEFMADVHAALTVARRAAKDDPIVSVAKSIAAEARLLCLDELFVTDIADATIVSRLFATLFDAGTVVVFTSNAHPMQLYKNGRNRDQFVPFIHLIENTMEVLQLESAQDYRLQHLTHGALYFTPADSAAKVAMDELWKKLTFGEPCAPEAIPVLGRELHVPRACLGAARFTFAELFQQPTAASDYLALVRHYHTIFVDGIPVLTPADRNAARRFITFIDTLYDARTGFVASADAQPDDLYKAGDGSELFERTASRLIEMRSPDYFTKAAANRETAEESE, via the coding sequence ATGACAGCCGGTCTCCTGGAACGCTACCGCCGCCTTCTGGCTGACGGTAAGATCTCACCTGACCCCGCGCAGGCGCTCGCCGTCGAGAAACTGCAAATCCTCACAAACCGGCTCGCGCTCTATGTCGCGCCGACGAAGACGGACTTCTTCTCCTTCTTCACGCGGAAGCGCGGCGAGGTGCCGAAAGGGCTTTACGTCTACGGCGCGGTCGGGCGCGGCAAGACGATGCTGATGGACCTTTTCTATCAGGAAGCGCAGGTCGAGAAGAAGCGCCGCGCGCACTTCCACGAGTTCATGGCCGATGTCCATGCCGCGCTGACGGTGGCGCGGCGCGCGGCGAAGGACGATCCGATCGTGTCCGTGGCGAAGTCCATCGCGGCGGAGGCGCGGCTTCTGTGCCTCGATGAGCTGTTCGTGACCGACATCGCCGACGCCACCATCGTCAGCCGCCTGTTCGCCACGCTGTTCGATGCGGGGACGGTCGTCGTCTTCACCTCGAACGCGCACCCGATGCAGCTTTACAAGAACGGGCGCAACCGCGACCAGTTCGTGCCCTTCATCCATCTGATCGAGAACACGATGGAGGTTCTGCAACTGGAATCCGCGCAGGATTATCGCCTTCAGCACCTCACCCACGGCGCGCTGTATTTCACGCCCGCCGACTCGGCCGCGAAAGTCGCCATGGACGAGCTTTGGAAGAAGCTCACCTTTGGCGAACCTTGTGCGCCCGAAGCCATCCCGGTGCTCGGCCGCGAGCTTCACGTTCCGCGCGCATGCCTCGGCGCCGCGCGCTTCACCTTCGCGGAGCTTTTCCAGCAGCCGACCGCCGCCTCCGATTATCTGGCGCTCGTCCGGCACTACCACACGATTTTCGTGGATGGCATTCCGGTCCTGACACCCGCAGACCGCAACGCCGCGCGCCGCTTCATCACCTTCATCGATACGCTTTACGATGCGCGGACCGGCTTCGTCGCCTCGGCCGATGCGCAGCCGGACGATCTCTACAAGGCGGGCGACGGCTCGGAGCTTTTCGAGCGCACAGCATCGCGCCTCATCGAGATGCGCTCGCCCGACTATTTCACGAAGGCGGCCGCGAACCGGGAAACGGCGGAGGAAAGCGAATAA
- a CDS encoding zinc-ribbon domain-containing protein has product MIIECPACTTRYDIKATLPPEGRSVRCAKCGTVWRALPDAVAEPLEFQGAGTQRVAEEEPSVPEVERQKRDLAAELRRQWAAEAAPQPKREEAAPDAHADADIEAAVQQHLAEEPAQDDTVPETRYASFGEGWRRDDADLPDEPDVRPEAETEAAASVAPSSDDERDAPEVAQHEPQAAREPAEDVPAEEAVSSAKPQAPDAEDVSGQDAPPEDGKVSWFGSFRRRRKQKDAEASTLAKEAAASPQIAETIPFPRQPHVAGADTAEPAEPDLRTLEEARAAVRGVFSSLGDGRPSLAGHSFSSPMTAPVSEAARNSDLSASGKDAGAPVTQGLGEWREGKYDRNAWRAPEDERREESAGSAATGSAASAAPRWTPAQEHAVSSADPEAELRKAMQSQFSEASDDKELAEELESHLRAAAGPREEVRAEDDLQGDLAAIWKRPQVRAPIAPAEDAYPAAEEAEEASFDPRLAREIEETQETSGVARRGFGSLAVAAAWGLFVTVAAGLVVGLFAFRDIVADSAPGLAPLYSAFGMPVTVQPLSFDAVTYKWTLTDGKPTLLVSGAIYNTSKRKVKMPDFTITIKDRDPALDREYSAALRSGTTKIRSRQREDFDIELVSPSPTLSSIELALKKVR; this is encoded by the coding sequence ATGATCATCGAATGCCCGGCCTGCACGACGCGCTATGACATCAAGGCCACACTGCCGCCGGAAGGCCGCTCCGTCCGTTGTGCCAAATGCGGCACGGTCTGGCGCGCGCTGCCTGACGCGGTGGCGGAGCCGCTGGAGTTTCAAGGCGCCGGAACGCAGCGTGTTGCCGAGGAAGAGCCCTCCGTTCCCGAGGTGGAGCGTCAGAAGCGCGATCTCGCCGCAGAACTGCGGCGGCAATGGGCCGCGGAAGCCGCTCCCCAGCCGAAGCGCGAGGAGGCCGCGCCGGATGCTCATGCCGATGCGGATATCGAAGCAGCGGTGCAGCAGCATCTCGCCGAGGAGCCCGCGCAAGACGACACCGTGCCGGAAACGCGTTACGCCTCTTTCGGTGAAGGTTGGCGCCGCGACGACGCCGATTTGCCCGACGAACCCGATGTTCGCCCGGAAGCCGAGACGGAGGCGGCCGCCAGTGTCGCGCCTTCGTCGGACGACGAGCGCGACGCGCCGGAGGTTGCTCAGCATGAGCCGCAGGCGGCGCGAGAGCCCGCAGAGGATGTGCCCGCCGAGGAGGCGGTGTCTTCTGCCAAGCCGCAGGCTCCAGATGCCGAGGACGTGAGCGGGCAGGATGCTCCGCCTGAGGACGGCAAGGTGAGCTGGTTTGGCAGCTTCCGCCGTCGCCGCAAGCAGAAAGACGCCGAAGCTTCCACATTAGCCAAGGAAGCGGCCGCTTCGCCCCAAATCGCCGAAACGATCCCCTTTCCGCGCCAGCCGCACGTTGCTGGAGCCGACACGGCTGAGCCTGCCGAACCCGATCTTCGCACGCTGGAGGAAGCACGCGCAGCCGTTCGCGGCGTGTTTTCGAGCCTCGGCGACGGCCGCCCGTCCCTTGCGGGCCATTCCTTTTCCTCGCCCATGACAGCGCCAGTCAGCGAGGCGGCGCGCAACAGCGATTTGTCCGCGAGCGGTAAGGATGCAGGCGCGCCCGTAACCCAAGGCTTGGGTGAGTGGCGCGAAGGCAAGTATGATCGCAACGCCTGGCGGGCTCCCGAAGACGAGCGCAGGGAAGAAAGCGCAGGCTCGGCGGCTACCGGCAGCGCCGCTTCCGCCGCCCCTCGCTGGACGCCCGCGCAAGAGCACGCAGTCTCGTCCGCCGATCCCGAGGCCGAGCTGCGGAAAGCGATGCAGTCGCAATTTTCCGAAGCTTCGGACGACAAGGAACTGGCCGAGGAGCTGGAGAGCCATCTCCGCGCTGCGGCTGGGCCACGCGAGGAAGTGCGCGCCGAAGACGATCTTCAAGGCGATCTCGCGGCGATCTGGAAACGCCCGCAGGTACGCGCGCCGATCGCACCGGCCGAGGATGCTTATCCGGCCGCCGAGGAAGCGGAGGAAGCGAGTTTCGATCCTCGCCTCGCGCGCGAAATCGAGGAAACACAGGAAACGTCTGGCGTGGCGCGCCGTGGCTTCGGGAGCCTCGCGGTCGCTGCGGCGTGGGGGCTTTTCGTGACCGTCGCCGCCGGGCTCGTGGTTGGCCTTTTCGCTTTTCGCGATATCGTCGCCGACTCAGCGCCGGGCCTTGCGCCGCTCTATAGCGCGTTCGGAATGCCCGTCACGGTTCAGCCGCTCTCATTCGATGCCGTCACATACAAATGGACGCTTACGGACGGCAAACCGACGCTTCTCGTCAGCGGGGCCATTTACAACACGTCAAAGCGCAAGGTCAAAATGCCGGACTTCACGATCACCATCAAGGATCGCGATCCCGCGCTCGACCGCGAATACTCCGCCGCGCTTCGCAGTGGAACAACCAAGATAAGGTCGAGGCAGCGCGAAGATTTCGATATTGAACTGGTCTCGCCAAGTCCGACATTGTCTTCCATCGAACTCGCGCTCAAGAAAGTCCGTTAA
- the ftsE gene encoding cell division ATP-binding protein FtsE: MNTGHALIRFENVGLRYGAGQEVLRDVNFHLHPGSFHFLTGASGAGKTTLLRMLFMSLRPTRGLVYLFGRNIAKNTTSQRADLRRRIGIVFQDFRLLDHLTTWENVALPLRVMGRKQSDYQDDVTELLRWVGLGDRMHAFPAVLSGGEKQRAAIARAVIAKPELLLADEPTGNVDPQMARRLLRLFIELNRLGTSIIIATHDYQLMSQFPAARMQLESGRLEMHE; this comes from the coding sequence GTGAATACCGGTCATGCTCTTATTCGATTCGAGAACGTCGGTCTCCGTTATGGGGCCGGCCAGGAAGTCCTGCGCGACGTAAATTTTCATCTGCATCCTGGCTCGTTTCACTTCCTGACCGGAGCGTCCGGCGCCGGGAAGACAACGCTCCTCCGCATGCTTTTCATGTCGCTCAGGCCAACGCGCGGCCTCGTCTATCTTTTCGGACGAAATATCGCCAAGAATACGACCAGTCAGCGCGCGGATCTCCGGCGACGCATCGGCATCGTCTTTCAGGATTTTCGCCTGCTCGACCATCTCACGACATGGGAGAACGTGGCGCTTCCGCTCCGCGTGATGGGCCGCAAGCAGAGCGACTATCAGGACGATGTGACGGAACTTCTGCGCTGGGTCGGTCTCGGCGACCGCATGCACGCCTTCCCGGCAGTGCTTTCGGGCGGTGAGAAGCAACGCGCCGCCATCGCGCGGGCCGTGATCGCGAAGCCCGAACTGCTCCTCGCCGACGAACCGACCGGCAACGTCGACCCGCAAATGGCGCGCCGCCTTCTCCGTCTTTTCATCGAGTTGAATCGGCTCGGCACGTCGATCATCATCGCGACCCACGATTATCAGCTCATGTCGCAATTCCCGGCAGCGCGCATGCAGCTTGAAAGCGGCCGGCTGGAAATGCACGAGTAG
- a CDS encoding cell division protein FtsX: MSTVQPASSLPVPYKTRKQSQPKYARSNAPIVPPGSVTGHSLALVIAIMGFLASITACGVYVVFNAANVWTNRISAEITIQVQPRADSSSDDRTAEIVQFLKGQNGIARVTPFTQEQSLKLVEPWIGRSEVLKSFAIPKLIAVQIDMSSPPDIATLKTVLESKFPGALLDDHGLWRNEIRRLTRLLEIGGIGMLFLMAMATAAVIVAAATSALASNREIVSVLNLVGAEEKFIARQFETHFVKVGVRAGIFGAGLAGLLFFCLPYITEGISTSATSAAEIRRLVGAGTLDIGGYAVLVVVVVAVALICKLTSRYGVRRILNNQNI, from the coding sequence ATGAGTACCGTCCAACCCGCGTCCTCGCTTCCCGTCCCCTACAAGACGCGCAAGCAGTCGCAGCCCAAATATGCGCGGTCGAACGCTCCCATCGTGCCGCCGGGATCGGTCACGGGCCACTCGCTCGCGCTCGTGATCGCGATCATGGGCTTTTTGGCCTCGATCACGGCGTGCGGTGTGTATGTCGTCTTCAACGCCGCGAATGTCTGGACAAATCGCATCTCGGCCGAGATCACCATCCAGGTCCAGCCACGTGCCGACTCTTCCAGCGACGACAGAACCGCCGAGATCGTGCAGTTCCTGAAGGGCCAGAACGGCATCGCTCGCGTCACGCCATTTACACAGGAACAGTCGCTGAAGCTGGTCGAACCGTGGATCGGCCGCTCCGAGGTGCTCAAGAGCTTCGCGATTCCAAAGCTCATCGCGGTGCAGATCGATATGTCGAGCCCGCCCGACATCGCCACGCTCAAGACAGTGCTCGAATCGAAGTTTCCGGGTGCGCTGCTCGACGACCATGGGCTATGGCGCAACGAAATTCGGCGTCTCACGCGGCTCCTCGAAATCGGCGGCATCGGCATGCTGTTCCTGATGGCGATGGCGACGGCGGCGGTGATCGTGGCCGCCGCTACGAGTGCTCTCGCTTCGAACCGCGAGATCGTGTCTGTGCTGAACCTTGTGGGCGCCGAGGAAAAATTCATCGCGCGACAGTTCGAGACGCACTTCGTCAAGGTTGGTGTGCGGGCCGGGATTTTCGGCGCGGGGCTGGCTGGCCTACTCTTCTTCTGCCTCCCATACATCACCGAGGGCATCAGCACATCCGCGACATCGGCGGCCGAGATTCGCCGCCTCGTTGGCGCGGGCACGCTCGACATCGGCGGATACGCCGTGCTGGTGGTGGTGGTGGTAGCCGTCGCCCTCATCTGCAAACTTACCTCGCGCTACGGTGTGCGGAGGATCCTCAACAACCAGAACATTTAA
- a CDS encoding YdcF family protein, whose protein sequence is MSTDGDRNCPRNLLSPRAIFRRAVRITALFSFAIMCGFFIFAYSVSIMPSTRLKDADAIVALTGDEERIAAAVRLLSEGKARRLLISGVHKTTRAPQIMSLTTSRGSRSWSLFSCCVDLDNAHNTEANAAETTNWVRKRGYRSIIVVTSTYHMPRALIELHQAMRDVELVPYPVRAPRLDERWWRDSRTAWVLWKEYMKYITAMARYGANSISNASARVEHEPQLINARAS, encoded by the coding sequence ATGAGCACCGACGGCGACAGGAATTGCCCGCGTAATCTGCTCTCTCCCAGAGCGATCTTCCGTCGCGCCGTGCGTATAACCGCACTTTTTTCTTTTGCCATCATGTGCGGCTTTTTCATCTTCGCATATTCCGTCAGCATCATGCCGTCGACGAGGCTGAAGGACGCCGACGCCATCGTCGCGCTCACGGGTGACGAGGAGCGCATCGCCGCCGCCGTGCGCCTTCTGTCGGAGGGCAAGGCGCGTCGGCTTCTGATTTCGGGCGTGCACAAGACGACACGCGCACCGCAGATCATGAGCCTCACCACATCTCGCGGGTCGCGAAGCTGGTCGCTGTTTTCCTGCTGCGTCGATCTCGACAACGCGCACAACACCGAAGCCAACGCGGCCGAGACCACGAACTGGGTGCGAAAACGCGGCTACCGATCGATCATCGTCGTCACGTCCACCTATCATATGCCGCGCGCGCTGATCGAACTTCATCAGGCGATGCGGGATGTGGAGCTTGTTCCGTATCCTGTCAGGGCGCCGCGTCTCGACGAGCGCTGGTGGCGCGATTCGCGCACTGCGTGGGTTCTCTGGAAGGAGTATATGAAGTACATCACGGCGATGGCGCGTTACGGCGCGAACTCCATCTCCAACGCCTCCGCCAGAGTCGAACACGAGCCACAGTTGATCAATGCGCGCGCCAGCTAA
- a CDS encoding lysophospholipid acyltransferase family protein: MRAPAKALLYFRSALFIPILYISWAIFLILGSWLLLPFVPRSWAMAALKLHGDVSQWLLRVICGTKMEVRGREKLLPGPCIVAAKHQATWDTFAPLSLMRDPALVMKAELLSIPLYGRFCKKFELIPIQRELGPAALRQMMREARGRVAQGREIVIFPEGTRAAPGAAPNYKPGIIVLYQDLKVPVCPMALNSGMFWRRNSFLRYPGTIVVEFLDPIPPGLPKQEFMQRLESEIETASERLRLEARRELEARGLAQPATAHPSFVDKESRAVRE, encoded by the coding sequence ATGCGCGCGCCAGCTAAAGCCCTCCTCTATTTCCGATCCGCGCTGTTCATTCCGATCCTCTACATTAGCTGGGCGATATTTCTGATCCTCGGAAGCTGGCTGCTGCTGCCTTTCGTGCCGCGCAGTTGGGCGATGGCGGCGCTGAAATTGCACGGCGACGTCTCGCAATGGCTGTTGCGCGTGATCTGCGGCACGAAAATGGAGGTTCGCGGGCGAGAGAAGCTTCTGCCGGGCCCGTGCATCGTCGCAGCGAAACATCAGGCCACGTGGGACACCTTCGCGCCGCTCTCGCTCATGCGCGACCCGGCGCTTGTGATGAAGGCGGAACTGCTGTCGATCCCGCTCTACGGCCGGTTCTGCAAGAAATTCGAGCTCATCCCGATCCAGCGCGAGCTTGGCCCGGCAGCGCTGCGCCAGATGATGCGCGAGGCGCGCGGCCGCGTCGCGCAAGGCCGCGAGATCGTGATTTTTCCCGAGGGCACGCGAGCCGCGCCGGGCGCTGCCCCCAATTACAAGCCGGGCATCATCGTCCTCTATCAGGATCTGAAAGTGCCCGTGTGCCCGATGGCGCTCAACTCCGGCATGTTCTGGCGGCGCAATTCTTTCCTGCGCTATCCCGGCACCATCGTGGTGGAATTCCTCGACCCGATCCCGCCGGGGCTGCCGAAGCAGGAGTTCATGCAGCGGCTCGAAAGCGAGATCGAAACGGCATCGGAGCGCCTACGCCTCGAAGCGCGCCGCGAGCTTGAGGCGCGTGGCCTCGCGCAGCCCGCGACTGCGCATCCGTCATTTGTCGACAAGGAAAGCCGCGCCGTGCGCGAGTGA
- a CDS encoding trans-sulfuration enzyme family protein → MTEGLKQATLALRGGITARQPGVSVTPDIVPGSSFYADAEGVGFSANELTGSPPPFYTRWGNPTLTLLEDRLTALEGGAGSVVFGSGMGAISALFLSRLKSGDHLVLSNVCYAGAAELALDILPGYGIEVTRVDTSKTESVAAAIRPGKTRLVHIETPANPILRVSDIAAIAEIAHRAGAEFSVDSTIATPVATQPLLLGADYVVHSLTKYLVGHGDALGGSITARDIENATALRAGPLIHFGAVLSPFAAWLILRGIETLPARMRIHEENARSVARYLEGHPAVASVLWPGLESHPQAEIARRQMKNFSSLLSFTVKGDAKALASRFARELQVISYAVSLGKTVSLLFYIPTDDLLRSAFRLEGEAQADYRAAAGEGVFRLSVGLEDADDLIADLARVLD, encoded by the coding sequence ATGACCGAGGGATTGAAACAGGCAACGCTTGCTCTTCGCGGCGGCATCACCGCGCGGCAGCCCGGCGTCTCGGTAACACCGGACATCGTGCCCGGATCGAGCTTTTACGCCGATGCGGAAGGTGTGGGCTTCTCTGCGAACGAACTCACCGGCTCGCCGCCGCCCTTTTACACGCGCTGGGGCAACCCCACGCTGACGCTGCTCGAAGACCGCCTCACCGCGCTTGAAGGCGGCGCGGGCTCCGTCGTTTTCGGCAGCGGCATGGGCGCGATTTCGGCGCTGTTCCTGTCGCGGCTGAAGTCGGGCGACCATCTCGTGCTGTCGAACGTGTGTTATGCAGGAGCCGCCGAACTCGCGCTGGACATCCTGCCCGGATACGGCATTGAGGTGACGCGCGTCGATACCTCTAAAACCGAGTCCGTTGCCGCCGCGATCCGTCCCGGAAAGACGCGGCTCGTGCATATCGAGACGCCCGCGAATCCGATCCTGCGGGTCAGCGACATCGCCGCCATCGCGGAGATCGCACATCGCGCAGGGGCGGAATTTTCCGTCGACTCGACCATTGCCACGCCCGTCGCCACGCAGCCGCTGTTGCTCGGCGCGGATTATGTCGTGCATTCGCTCACGAAATATCTGGTCGGGCATGGCGACGCGCTTGGCGGGTCGATCACCGCGCGAGACATTGAAAATGCGACCGCCTTGCGCGCCGGTCCGCTCATCCATTTCGGTGCCGTGCTCTCGCCTTTCGCGGCATGGCTGATCCTGCGCGGGATTGAAACGCTGCCAGCGCGCATGCGCATCCACGAGGAAAACGCGCGCTCCGTCGCCCGCTACCTCGAAGGCCATCCTGCTGTTGCGAGCGTGCTTTGGCCGGGGCTCGAAAGCCATCCGCAGGCCGAGATCGCGCGGCGGCAGATGAAGAACTTCTCGAGCTTGCTTTCGTTCACGGTGAAGGGCGACGCCAAGGCGCTCGCCTCCCGTTTTGCCCGCGAGCTTCAGGTGATCTCCTACGCTGTGTCGCTTGGCAAGACGGTGAGCCTGCTGTTCTACATCCCGACCGACGACCTGCTGCGCTCCGCCTTCCGGCTGGAAGGAGAAGCCCAGGCCGATTATCGGGCAGCGGCTGGCGAAGGCGTGTTCCGCCTGTCGGTTGGGCTGGAAGACGCGGACGATTTGATCGCCGACCTCGCGCGGGTGCTTGATTGA
- a CDS encoding Tll0287-like domain-containing protein, producing the protein MAFRTGGIAIAMAILGVAAAEAEEAASPEALAVEARGIVGRFADKLKGELVGAMKEGGPVAAISVCNTAAPAIASEASTGGWIVRRTSLKLRNPATAPDAWEAETLARFDAAKAGGADPTKLERAEVVESGGQRNFRYMKAIPTAAEPCLACHGTNLAEPVKAKLAELYPDDKATGYSAGDIRGAFTLTKPLP; encoded by the coding sequence ATGGCTTTTCGAACGGGCGGGATCGCGATCGCCATGGCGATTCTGGGCGTCGCGGCGGCGGAGGCGGAGGAAGCAGCGAGCCCCGAGGCTCTTGCGGTCGAAGCGCGCGGTATCGTCGGTCGTTTCGCCGACAAGCTGAAGGGTGAACTCGTCGGCGCGATGAAAGAGGGCGGCCCGGTCGCCGCCATTAGCGTGTGCAACACTGCGGCACCCGCGATCGCTTCCGAAGCGTCGACCGGCGGTTGGATTGTCCGGCGTACATCGCTAAAGCTTCGCAATCCCGCGACCGCACCCGACGCGTGGGAGGCGGAGACGCTCGCTCGTTTCGACGCGGCGAAAGCGGGCGGCGCGGACCCGACGAAACTCGAAAGGGCCGAAGTCGTGGAAAGCGGTGGCCAGCGCAACTTCCGCTACATGAAGGCGATCCCAACGGCGGCCGAACCATGCCTGGCGTGTCACGGGACGAACCTGGCCGAACCCGTCAAGGCGAAACTCGCGGAGCTCTATCCCGACGACAAGGCGACGGGCTACAGTGCGGGCGACATCCGAGGGGCGTTCACGCTGACGAAGCCGCTTCCCTAG